Proteins encoded in a region of the Photobacterium profundum SS9 genome:
- a CDS encoding AMP-dependent synthetase/ligase, protein MAENDFHIVNRIRTQIARLGDKVALRHQAQEQWQDITWNEFGEQIQQLAIAMLAHGMNVQDKVAIFSNNMPRWTVTDFAALYNRCVTVPIYSTNTPQQAAYVLNDADVRLLFVGEQVQLDAAIGIAEGCPKLERIVTLSDDLVLPDNPLVCSFNDFLCAATPELEAELQQRLNDTAMDDLLTLIYTSGTTGTPKGVMLDYANIAAQLAGHDQNLSLDEGDSSLCFLPLSHVFERAWTFYVLHRGAINHYLTDTNQLKEALADVKPNVMAAVPRVYEKIYSTVHDKVSRAPFHRKLIFTWAVNMGARMAVCHQEHRQPSKLLTMSHNLANKLVLSKLRDILGGNIKFMPCGGAKLDEGIGRFFHAIGINVKLGYGMTETTATVSCWDDQCFNPDSIGMAMPGAEIKIGENNEILVRGPMVMRGYYNMPEETAKNFTEDGFLKTGDAGHFDEQGNLFITDRIKELMKTSGGKYIAPQVIEGAIGKDHFIEQIAVIADTRKFVSALIVPCFDTLEEHARELNIKYKDRLELVKNSQIVELIEKRVVELQKDLARFEQVKKITLLPKAFSMDKGELTPTQKLRRKVIHDRYHQEIERMYEESHRKANK, encoded by the coding sequence ATGGCTGAAAACGACTTTCATATAGTAAACCGAATTCGTACCCAAATTGCTCGTTTAGGCGATAAGGTTGCTTTGCGTCATCAGGCACAGGAACAATGGCAAGATATAACTTGGAATGAGTTTGGTGAGCAGATCCAGCAACTAGCAATTGCAATGCTGGCTCATGGTATGAATGTCCAAGATAAAGTCGCGATCTTCTCTAACAACATGCCGCGTTGGACGGTAACTGACTTTGCGGCGCTTTATAACCGTTGTGTTACTGTTCCTATCTATTCGACGAATACACCTCAGCAAGCAGCGTATGTGCTTAATGATGCCGATGTCCGTCTCTTATTTGTTGGCGAACAAGTGCAACTTGATGCCGCGATTGGTATTGCTGAAGGGTGTCCGAAATTAGAGCGTATTGTCACTTTATCTGATGATTTGGTGCTGCCTGATAACCCTCTAGTATGCAGCTTTAATGACTTTCTTTGTGCTGCTACCCCCGAGCTGGAGGCTGAACTTCAGCAGCGTCTTAATGACACCGCGATGGATGACTTGCTGACGCTGATTTATACCTCAGGCACAACAGGTACGCCAAAAGGTGTAATGCTGGATTACGCTAACATTGCAGCTCAGCTAGCCGGGCATGATCAGAATCTGTCATTAGATGAAGGCGATTCGTCGTTGTGTTTTCTGCCTTTATCACATGTATTTGAACGAGCATGGACGTTTTATGTCTTGCATCGTGGTGCGATCAACCATTACTTAACAGATACTAATCAGCTGAAAGAAGCATTAGCAGATGTTAAACCAAATGTGATGGCTGCTGTTCCACGCGTATATGAAAAAATTTACTCTACAGTGCATGACAAAGTATCGCGCGCACCTTTTCACCGTAAATTAATTTTTACTTGGGCGGTGAATATGGGAGCACGTATGGCGGTATGTCATCAAGAGCACCGTCAACCGTCGAAATTACTCACCATGAGTCATAATCTTGCCAATAAGCTCGTGTTATCAAAATTACGCGATATTTTGGGTGGGAACATCAAGTTCATGCCATGTGGTGGCGCAAAGCTTGATGAAGGCATTGGTCGTTTTTTCCATGCCATTGGGATTAACGTGAAACTTGGTTACGGTATGACCGAGACAACGGCAACAGTATCGTGCTGGGATGATCAGTGTTTTAATCCTGATTCAATTGGCATGGCTATGCCTGGTGCTGAAATTAAGATCGGCGAAAATAACGAAATACTCGTGCGTGGCCCGATGGTGATGCGCGGCTATTATAACATGCCCGAAGAAACGGCGAAGAACTTCACTGAAGATGGCTTTCTTAAAACTGGTGATGCGGGTCATTTTGATGAGCAAGGTAACTTATTTATTACCGACCGCATTAAAGAGTTGATGAAAACATCTGGTGGTAAATACATTGCACCACAGGTGATTGAAGGTGCCATCGGCAAAGATCATTTCATTGAGCAAATCGCTGTTATTGCAGATACCCGAAAATTTGTATCTGCCTTGATTGTCCCTTGTTTTGATACGCTGGAAGAGCATGCTCGAGAGTTGAATATTAAGTATAAAGACCGTCTTGAATTGGTTAAAAATAGCCAAATTGTTGAGCTAATTGAAAAACGTGTTGTAGAGCTACAAAAAGACTTAGCACGATTTGAGCAAGTGAAAAAAATCACCTTGCTGCCTAAGGCTTTCTCGATGGATAAAGGTGAACTCACACCAACGCAAAAATTGCGTCGTAAAGTGATTCATGATCGCTACCATCAAGAAATTGAGCGTATGTACGAAGAGAGCCATCGAAAAGCCAACAAGTAA
- a CDS encoding acetolactate synthase 3 large subunit, whose translation MEMLSGADMIVRSMIDQGVKHIFGYPGGSVLDIYDALHEKSDIEHVLVRHEQAAVHMADGYARATGDVGVVLVTSGPGATNAITGIATAYMDSIPMVVFSGQVMSNLIGNDAFQECDMVGISRPVVKHSFLIKKAQDIPEIIKKAFYIASSGRPGPVVIDIPKDMLNPAETYPYQYPESIAMRSYNPTTQGHKGQIKRGLKALLSAKKPVLYVGGGAVISECDQQILKLAESLNLPVVNTLMGLGAFPGTHKNCLGMLGMHGTYEANMAMHNADLIFGIGVRFDDRTTNNVDKYCPNATIMHIDIDPSSISKTIAVDIPIVGSAETVLDCMLKMLDEQESSNDQEAIASWWADLESWRSRKCLSYETNNERIKPQQVIESLYKLTNGDAYVASDVGQHQMFAALYYPFDKPRRWINSGGLGTMGFGLPAAMGVKFALPDAEVVCVTGDGSIQMNIQELSTALQYDIPVKIINLNNRFLGMVKQWQDMIYQGRHSHSYMDSVPDFAAIAEAYGHVGVRISDPAKLDSELEKALAMKDKLVFVDISIDETEHVYPMLIRGGSMSEMWLSKTERT comes from the coding sequence ATGGAAATGTTGTCTGGCGCAGACATGATCGTTCGTTCAATGATCGATCAAGGCGTAAAGCATATCTTCGGATACCCTGGTGGTTCAGTACTTGATATTTACGATGCTCTGCATGAGAAGAGTGATATCGAACACGTACTCGTCCGCCATGAGCAAGCCGCTGTACACATGGCAGATGGTTATGCTCGAGCTACAGGTGATGTGGGTGTAGTACTCGTTACATCAGGTCCTGGTGCGACGAATGCAATCACTGGTATTGCGACGGCCTACATGGATTCTATCCCTATGGTTGTTTTTTCTGGTCAGGTTATGAGTAACTTGATTGGTAATGATGCCTTCCAAGAATGTGACATGGTGGGTATTTCTCGTCCTGTTGTGAAGCACAGCTTTTTAATTAAAAAAGCTCAAGATATCCCTGAGATCATCAAAAAAGCTTTTTATATCGCTTCTAGCGGTCGCCCTGGTCCTGTTGTTATCGATATCCCTAAAGATATGCTGAATCCAGCGGAAACCTACCCTTATCAATACCCAGAATCGATTGCGATGCGTTCGTATAACCCAACAACGCAAGGGCACAAAGGTCAGATTAAACGTGGTCTAAAAGCACTCTTATCTGCGAAGAAGCCTGTTCTGTACGTCGGTGGCGGTGCTGTTATCTCTGAATGTGATCAGCAAATCTTAAAATTAGCAGAATCGTTGAATCTTCCGGTTGTTAATACACTGATGGGGTTAGGCGCATTTCCGGGGACGCATAAAAATTGTCTTGGTATGTTAGGTATGCACGGCACATACGAAGCCAATATGGCAATGCATAATGCGGATTTGATCTTTGGTATTGGTGTTCGTTTTGATGATCGAACCACCAACAATGTTGATAAATATTGTCCAAATGCCACGATCATGCACATCGATATCGACCCATCTTCTATTTCAAAAACCATTGCGGTGGATATTCCGATTGTAGGCTCTGCTGAAACGGTTCTAGATTGCATGCTTAAAATGCTCGATGAGCAAGAAAGCAGTAATGACCAAGAGGCGATAGCGAGTTGGTGGGCAGATCTTGAGTCATGGCGTTCACGTAAGTGTTTAAGTTATGAAACCAATAACGAACGTATTAAGCCTCAGCAGGTTATTGAATCGCTTTATAAGTTAACAAATGGCGATGCATATGTTGCCTCTGATGTTGGTCAGCACCAGATGTTTGCTGCATTGTATTATCCTTTTGATAAACCACGTCGTTGGATTAATTCGGGCGGCCTCGGCACCATGGGCTTTGGTCTTCCTGCTGCCATGGGGGTGAAATTTGCCTTACCTGATGCAGAAGTCGTTTGTGTGACTGGTGACGGCAGTATTCAGATGAATATTCAAGAGTTATCAACGGCACTTCAGTATGATATCCCTGTTAAAATCATTAACTTAAATAACCGCTTTCTTGGTATGGTTAAGCAGTGGCAAGATATGATTTATCAAGGTCGTCATTCACATTCGTACATGGATTCAGTGCCTGATTTTGCTGCAATCGCAGAAGCTTACGGACATGTTGGGGTGCGTATTTCAGATCCAGCGAAACTGGATAGTGAGCTGGAAAAAGCGCTAGCCATGAAAGATAAGCTGGTGTTCGTTGATATTAGTATTGATGAAACCGAGCATGTATATCCAATGTTGATCCGTGGTGGTTCAATGAGCGAAATGTGGTTAAGCAAAACGGAGAGAACATAA
- the pykF gene encoding pyruvate kinase PykF, protein MKKTKIVCTIGPKTESVEMLTKLANAGMNVMRLNFSHGNFEEHGQRIVNLREVMATSAQPLAILLDTKGPEIRTIKLENGEDFALVAGQEFTFTTDITVVGNQDRVAVTYPGFAKDLTKGNIILVDDGLIEMEVLETTETEVKCKVLNNGDLGENKGVNLPGVSVKLPALSEKDKADLVFGCEQGVDFVAASFIRKEDDVKEIRALLAANGGEKIQIISKIENQEGVDNFDSILEASDGIMVARGDLGVEIPVEEVIFAQKMMIEKCNRARKVVITATQMLDSMIKNPRPTRAEAGDVANAIMDGTDAVMLSGESAKGKYPIEAVTIMAQICNRTDSALKAELGSRLDSSRLRITEAVCKGAVDTSEKLNAPLIVVATEAGKSARSIRKYFPTAKIIAVTTNQKTAAQLCLTKGVTPIVVDAIDNTDAFYSRGKEIALETGLGAKGDIVVMVSGALVPSGTTNTASVHVL, encoded by the coding sequence ATGAAAAAGACCAAGATCGTATGTACGATTGGACCAAAAACTGAATCTGTAGAAATGCTGACTAAACTAGCTAACGCTGGTATGAACGTAATGCGTTTAAACTTCTCTCACGGTAACTTCGAAGAACACGGTCAACGTATCGTAAACCTACGTGAAGTAATGGCTACATCTGCTCAGCCTCTAGCTATCTTGCTAGATACTAAAGGTCCTGAAATTCGTACTATCAAACTAGAAAATGGCGAAGATTTCGCTCTAGTTGCTGGTCAAGAATTCACATTCACAACTGATATTACAGTTGTTGGCAACCAAGACCGCGTTGCAGTAACTTACCCAGGTTTCGCTAAAGACCTTACTAAAGGTAACATCATCCTTGTTGATGATGGTCTTATCGAAATGGAAGTACTAGAAACAACTGAAACTGAAGTTAAGTGTAAAGTACTTAACAACGGTGACCTTGGTGAAAACAAAGGTGTTAACCTACCTGGTGTTTCTGTAAAGCTTCCTGCTCTTTCTGAAAAAGATAAAGCAGACCTAGTATTCGGTTGTGAGCAAGGCGTTGATTTCGTTGCTGCATCTTTCATTCGTAAAGAAGATGATGTTAAAGAAATCCGTGCTCTACTTGCTGCTAACGGTGGCGAGAAGATTCAAATCATCTCTAAAATCGAAAACCAGGAAGGCGTTGATAACTTTGACTCTATCCTAGAAGCTTCTGACGGTATCATGGTTGCTCGTGGCGACCTTGGTGTTGAAATCCCAGTAGAAGAAGTTATCTTTGCTCAGAAGATGATGATCGAGAAATGTAATCGCGCACGTAAAGTTGTTATCACTGCAACTCAAATGCTTGATTCTATGATTAAGAACCCACGTCCGACTCGCGCAGAAGCGGGTGACGTTGCAAACGCAATCATGGATGGTACTGATGCAGTCATGCTATCTGGTGAATCAGCTAAGGGTAAATACCCAATTGAAGCTGTAACTATCATGGCTCAAATCTGTAACCGTACAGATTCAGCGTTAAAAGCAGAATTAGGTTCTCGCCTAGACAGCTCTCGTCTACGTATTACTGAAGCTGTATGTAAAGGCGCAGTAGACACTTCAGAGAAGCTAAATGCTCCTCTAATTGTTGTTGCTACTGAAGCGGGTAAATCTGCTCGCTCTATCCGTAAGTACTTCCCAACAGCGAAAATTATTGCTGTAACTACAAACCAGAAAACAGCTGCTCAGCTTTGTCTAACGAAAGGTGTTACACCTATCGTTGTTGATGCTATCGACAACACTGATGCATTCTACAGTCGCGGTAAAGAAATCGCGCTAGAAACTGGTCTTGGCGCTAAAGGCGATATCGTTGTTATGGTATCTGGCGCACTAGTTCCTTCTGGTACAACTAACACAGCTTCTGTACACGTACTTTAA
- the rpoD gene encoding RNA polymerase sigma factor RpoD has product MEQNPQSQLKLLVAKGKEQGYLTYAEVNDHLPEDIVDSDQVEDIIQMINDMGIKVVETAPDADEIMMTEDNTDDDAIEAAAQALSSVESEIGRTTDPVRMYMREMGTVELLTREGEIDIAKRIEDGINQVQCSVAEYPSAISYLLEQFDKVEADELRLTDIISGFIDPNEEQTAAPTATHIGSELSETDLADEDKNLETDDDDEEEEDTGIDPELAREKFLELRHSYEKMALAINTHGRHNATTEVAVGELSEIFKQFRLIPKQFDKLVRSLRDSMDKVRTNERLIMRMCIDNSKMPKKTFIKFFAGNESSPDWIDEALNSGKPYAERLKNYEEDLRRSSLKLRILEKETGLSIERIKDISRRMSIGEAKARRAKKEMVEANLRLVISIAKKYTNRGLQFLDLIQEGNIGLMKAVDKFEYRRGYKFSTYATWWIRQAITRSIADQARTIRIPVHMIETINKLNRISRQMLQEMGREPIPEELAERMQMPEDKIRKVLKIAKEPISMETPIGDDEDSHLGDFIEDNTLQLPMDAATATNLRAATNDVLAGLTPREAKVLRMRFGIDMNTDHTLEEVGKQFDVTRERIRQIEAKALRKLRHPSRSDVLRSFLDE; this is encoded by the coding sequence ATGGAGCAAAATCCGCAGTCTCAGCTAAAGTTACTTGTCGCAAAAGGCAAAGAGCAAGGCTATCTGACCTACGCCGAAGTAAATGATCACCTACCGGAAGATATCGTAGACTCCGATCAGGTTGAAGACATTATCCAAATGATCAATGACATGGGCATCAAGGTTGTAGAAACTGCACCTGATGCCGATGAAATCATGATGACAGAAGATAATACAGATGACGACGCTATTGAAGCGGCGGCTCAGGCATTATCTAGCGTAGAAAGCGAGATCGGTCGTACTACTGATCCAGTTCGTATGTACATGCGTGAAATGGGTACAGTAGAACTACTGACTCGTGAAGGCGAAATTGATATCGCCAAACGCATTGAAGATGGCATCAACCAAGTTCAGTGTTCTGTAGCAGAATACCCTTCAGCCATCTCTTACTTACTTGAACAGTTTGATAAAGTTGAAGCCGATGAGCTTCGTCTTACCGACATCATCTCTGGCTTTATTGATCCAAATGAAGAGCAAACTGCTGCACCAACAGCAACTCACATCGGTTCAGAGCTAAGTGAAACAGATCTTGCAGACGAAGACAAAAATCTAGAAACAGATGACGATGACGAGGAAGAGGAAGACACTGGTATTGATCCAGAACTTGCTCGTGAAAAGTTCCTTGAGCTACGCCACTCGTACGAAAAAATGGCATTAGCCATCAATACGCATGGTCGTCACAATGCAACGACTGAAGTCGCTGTAGGTGAGCTTTCTGAAATCTTTAAGCAATTCCGTTTAATTCCAAAACAGTTTGATAAACTTGTTCGCTCACTACGCGATTCAATGGATAAAGTACGCACGAACGAGCGTCTTATCATGCGTATGTGTATTGATAACAGTAAAATGCCAAAGAAGACATTCATTAAATTCTTCGCGGGTAATGAGTCATCTCCAGACTGGATTGATGAAGCACTAAACTCTGGCAAGCCATACGCAGAGCGTCTGAAAAACTATGAAGAAGATCTTCGTCGTTCATCGCTTAAATTGCGTATTCTTGAAAAAGAAACTGGCTTATCAATTGAACGTATAAAAGACATCAGCCGTCGTATGTCTATCGGTGAAGCAAAAGCGCGCCGAGCGAAGAAAGAGATGGTTGAAGCAAACTTACGTTTGGTTATTTCGATTGCGAAAAAGTACACCAACCGTGGTCTACAATTCTTGGATCTAATCCAGGAAGGTAACATCGGTCTTATGAAAGCTGTTGATAAATTTGAATACCGTCGTGGTTATAAGTTCTCAACTTATGCAACATGGTGGATTCGTCAGGCGATCACTCGCTCGATTGCTGACCAAGCACGTACTATTCGTATCCCAGTGCACATGATTGAGACGATCAACAAATTGAATCGTATTTCTCGTCAAATGCTACAGGAAATGGGTCGTGAGCCTATTCCGGAAGAGTTGGCTGAGCGCATGCAAATGCCTGAAGACAAAATCCGAAAAGTGCTTAAGATTGCGAAAGAGCCAATCTCAATGGAAACACCAATTGGTGATGATGAAGATTCACACCTAGGCGACTTCATTGAAGATAATACGTTACAGCTTCCAATGGATGCAGCAACAGCAACTAACTTGCGTGCGGCAACTAACGATGTTCTAGCGGGTCTTACGCCACGTGAAGCGAAAGTACTTCGTATGCGTTTTGGTATCGATATGAACACTGACCACACTCTAGAAGAAGTGGGCAAGCAGTTCGACGTAACGCGTGAGCGTATTCGTCAAATCGAAGCCAAAGCATTACGTAAGCTTCGCCACCCAAGCCGTTCAGACGTGCTACGTAGCTTCCTTGACGAGTAA
- the ilvN gene encoding acetolactate synthase small subunit, which yields MRRIISVLLENEPGALSRVVGLFSQRGYNIETLTVAPTDDSTLSRLNITTHVEDDAVYEQIEKQLHKLIDILKVSNVTEAEHLERELMLVKVKASGFARAEVKRTADIFRGQIVDVTSQIYTIQLAGTSEKLDAFIAAVSEATDIVEVARSGVVGIARGERALKA from the coding sequence ATGCGCAGAATTATATCGGTATTACTAGAAAATGAACCCGGTGCCCTTTCTCGAGTTGTCGGTCTGTTCTCTCAGCGTGGCTATAACATTGAAACACTGACTGTTGCACCGACAGACGATTCAACATTATCGCGTTTAAACATTACGACTCATGTTGAAGATGATGCTGTTTATGAACAAATTGAGAAGCAATTACATAAGCTAATTGATATTTTGAAAGTGAGTAATGTAACCGAAGCTGAACATTTAGAGCGAGAGCTAATGTTAGTTAAGGTGAAAGCGAGTGGTTTTGCCCGTGCTGAAGTGAAACGTACTGCAGATATTTTTCGTGGTCAAATTGTTGATGTTACAAGCCAGATTTACACGATTCAGCTTGCAGGCACGAGTGAAAAGTTAGATGCATTCATTGCTGCGGTTAGCGAGGCTACCGATATTGTTGAAGTAGCACGGAGTGGTGTTGTCGGTATTGCTCGTGGAGAGCGCGCACTAAAAGCATAA
- the leuO gene encoding transcriptional regulator LeuO has product MTRRSSSIHPTDNYTMESNLRSVDLNLLTVFDAVMQEQNITRAAHNLGMSQPAVSNAVARLKVMFNDELFIRHGRGIQPTQRAKQLFGPIRQALQLVKNELPSSIFSPETSTRTFKLALCSPSDMRFAPRIFRDITEQAPSIRMQLEAELDAELTQKMRYQEIDFVIDYVRFDEPGFCSTELFSDELVVIAAGNHPRIGDSISEAEFTSEMHAVLKSMPGVKMFADHIYNKQVSCQQAYQGASLSNIMYVVGQSELVAVAPRWLAESVAENLQLKVLPLPFESATVSGYLSWHESSQKDKGHIWMRDQLLSICGDTTA; this is encoded by the coding sequence ATGACGCGTAGAAGCTCTTCTATTCACCCTACTGATAATTACACGATGGAATCAAATTTAAGAAGTGTTGACCTTAATTTGTTGACTGTTTTTGATGCTGTTATGCAAGAGCAGAATATAACTAGAGCAGCTCATAATCTAGGTATGTCTCAACCTGCGGTCAGTAATGCGGTTGCGCGTCTTAAAGTCATGTTTAACGATGAACTCTTTATTCGCCATGGACGTGGTATTCAGCCAACACAACGTGCAAAGCAATTATTTGGTCCTATTCGTCAAGCATTGCAATTGGTAAAAAACGAATTACCGTCGTCAATTTTTTCGCCAGAAACATCAACGCGTACGTTTAAGCTGGCGCTATGTAGCCCATCAGATATGCGTTTTGCGCCTCGTATTTTCCGTGACATAACAGAACAAGCGCCGAGTATTCGTATGCAGCTTGAAGCGGAATTAGACGCAGAATTAACACAGAAAATGCGTTATCAAGAAATCGATTTTGTTATTGATTATGTGCGCTTTGATGAACCAGGTTTCTGTAGTACAGAATTATTCAGTGATGAACTTGTTGTGATTGCTGCTGGTAACCATCCACGTATTGGTGACAGTATTTCTGAAGCAGAATTTACATCAGAAATGCATGCGGTATTAAAGTCGATGCCAGGTGTAAAGATGTTTGCAGATCATATCTATAATAAGCAGGTTTCTTGTCAGCAAGCTTACCAAGGCGCTAGCCTAAGCAACATTATGTATGTGGTTGGTCAGTCTGAATTAGTTGCTGTAGCCCCTCGTTGGTTAGCTGAATCAGTTGCAGAAAACCTACAACTTAAAGTGTTGCCTCTACCCTTTGAGTCTGCAACAGTAAGTGGTTACTTAAGCTGGCATGAGTCTTCACAAAAAGATAAAGGACATATCTGGATGCGTGATCAGTTATTAAGTATTTGTGGCGATACGACTGCTTAA
- a CDS encoding FCD domain-containing protein: MEVIRQDILLGELSPGQKLVVADLKARYNVGASPIREALVQLSWKKYVKFAPQKGCWVAPISVDELEDLFETNLILSRVLLERAIINGDEAWELNILTTYHKLSKINPAASDVDFTEWEDRHSEFHLALLAGSQSPVMLELYREVYEQIERYRHVWVSRNRHYEERYHDNGEHDAMMKAVLGRDTQRALDLLNNHFKRAVEIIKAYI, from the coding sequence ATGGAAGTTATACGACAAGATATTCTGCTTGGAGAGCTTTCTCCGGGCCAAAAGCTTGTCGTTGCCGACTTAAAAGCACGCTATAACGTCGGAGCCTCACCCATTCGCGAAGCGCTGGTTCAATTATCATGGAAAAAATACGTCAAATTCGCCCCTCAAAAAGGCTGCTGGGTTGCCCCCATTTCGGTAGATGAACTTGAAGATCTGTTTGAGACTAATCTGATTTTATCTCGCGTATTATTAGAACGAGCAATCATCAATGGCGACGAGGCATGGGAACTCAATATTCTCACTACCTATCACAAGTTAAGCAAAATAAACCCTGCGGCTTCAGACGTTGATTTTACGGAATGGGAAGATCGGCACAGTGAATTCCACCTCGCTTTACTTGCGGGCAGCCAATCACCAGTAATGCTGGAACTATACCGTGAAGTTTATGAGCAAATTGAACGTTACCGTCACGTCTGGGTAAGCCGCAATCGCCACTATGAAGAACGTTATCATGATAATGGTGAACATGACGCGATGATGAAAGCTGTGCTAGGGCGAGATACACAACGGGCACTCGATTTACTTAATAATCACTTTAAGCGAGCAGTCGAAATCATTAAAGCATACATCTAA